The genome window GGTTGTTGAATACTTTGCTTTTATCATTGCCTTATTGTATGCTGCCCTAGCATCTGTTTTTGGTCATTTCTCGCAATTTTTGGTGATAAAAGATGTTGTTAATTTACTCATTCCTTCAACTGGAATCACAATTTTCTTTGGTGTTTACCAATTTATTGTCCTCCCATTCTTTGCAACTCTACGTGATGCCCCTGAGAAAAAATACTTTACTTTTATTTTTCTTGGACTACCGTATTACAGTTGGACTTATCTAATTGATCAATTCTGGGGCCTCGTCAACTGGCGCCAACAAGGAAAATGGGTCCGCACACCTCATGATAAAGAAATTATCATCAAAAAGACCAAAGATCACCAACAGGTAATCATCCAAAAGTCTTCCCTTATTGAGTCAAATAATGACTCTACCTAACAAAAGAGGCTGTGACATAAGTTGCAAAAATCGGTCAGCCATGCGATTATAGTCTGAGTTTAAAGAAAAACGCTGATGAAAAAACGAGATCAAGAACGATTTCGAATTCATCAGCGTTATTTTATTTTTGAGAGGTAGTTATGTCACAGCCTCTTATTTTTTCTTTTTGATAATGTAAACTGGTCGACGCTTAGTCTCAAGATAAATGCGGCCAATATATTTGCCAACTATCCCTAAACAAAACAGCTGCAACCCCCCAATAAACAAAATAATTGTTACTAACGAAGCCCACCCGCTCACTCGATCTCCAAACATTAAGCGTCGAACAATTACAAAAATCATTGCTACAATGGACAGAGCAAAGGTTAATAAGCCAACAAACGAGGCAAGAGAAAGCGGTAAATCAGAAAAATCAACAATTCCATCAAGCGAGTAGCGGAGCAATTTACTAAAAGTAAAATGTGTTTCTCCCGCATTACGAGTAACGTTTTGATACGGCAAATACTTGGTCTTAAAGCCCACCCAACTAAAAATACCTTTTGAAAACCGATTATACTCGGGCATTTGTAAAATTGCATCAACTACCTGCCTAGTCATCAATCGATAATCCCGCGCACCTTCAACGATTTTAGTACTAGAAATCCGATTGATAAATTTATAAAAAGCTTGCGCAAAAAAAGATCTAATCGGAGGTTCACCGCTACGATCAACTCGCCTGCAACCCACCACATCGTATCCTTCTTCATTGATTCCATTAAGCATTTCCGGCAGCATCTCGGGCGGATCCTGTAAATCTACATCCATCACTGCGACATAATCACCTTTAGCCGCCTCAAGTCCTGCTAAGAAAGCAGCCTCTTTACCAAAATTACGAGCAAAAGAAATATAATGAACTTCAGTCGGATCAATCGATTGAAGTTGATCAATTTCTTTTAACGTATTATCTTTAGAGCCGTCGTCAATAAAAATATATTCATGATGGTATTCCACTTGATCGTTAGGAATCTGACTGAACATCTCCTGCATTGCATTAAAATACGTTGAAATATTAAGAGCTTCATTATAGCAAGGAATAATTATTGAAATTAATTTTTGTTTCATTAGTTAACTGCCTTATTTATGATTATTAATAATTTTTTGATCAAATTCTTTAATATTACGCTTTAAATCCTGAAGATATGGACGCCATTCCTCATATTTAACTGGAACCATCGTTTTGTCAAGGGGTCTCAAATAATAAGATTGAAAAGTTTTATCTCGGTCAGTATTTTCCATCCAAAGATACATCGTATTTTTAAAATTTAAAACAAAATACTGATTGCGACTTCCTTGTGGCAAAGCATTTTGGTACTCGCAATAAGTACGCGCAGCCTCATATGATTTACGATAATCATCAGCAATTAAAGTAAAACGCGTCCCTAAAAACAGCAAACCTAAACAACAAATTGACAAAATCCAAAAATTTTCTATTTTAACCCAAGCCCCCATATTTATTATAATCAGGGCCAAAATTAAGACGAAGCTAAGAAAAACACATCTTGGACCAAAAGGTGAAATTACAATGAATGGTAAAACCGCCACAGCAATATCAACAACTAAAACAAGATTAATTAAATTTAGTTTGGTATTTTTTAAGTAAAAAAAACTTATTAACAAAATGAAAACGATTACAACGAAGAAAATTGATCGCCAGCTTGCAATAAATCCGCCTAGATAGTTTATAAAGTCGTTAGACTGCCCACCGACTTGCCGATATTTATCATTACCCAATAAAATTTTCACATAGGCCCCGTTACAAAACATGAGGAGAGCACCCAAGAAATTTCCTAACGTAATCCATTTCAAATATTTACGCTTAAAATCCGCACTAAAATTGCGAGATAGAAATATACCAAACACTAAAGCATTAAAACAGTTCAAAATCGTAATATGTTCAGCTAAAAATTGACTCCCAATCGCTGCTAAAAACAGAAGAATTGTTCTTATTTTTGAGTTTGAAATTGACTCGTTCAACTTGCCAAAATGTTTGCTAATTAAATAAATGAAATACAGCGGGAAGATCACTGAAGGAACATAGTTAGCAAATCCTGCATGCCAGCCCCATGTCTGACTGAAAATGCCCTTCGGAGCCAATAACAACAAAATTGCCGTCAGACAAGTAATTATGGAGTCGTCATGTTTCAGAGTAACTGAATCATATATTTTGGTTATTAAGTAAGAAATAGCAACAGCCGCGCTTCCATATAAAACAAAAGACACAATTGGAAATCTTGTCAGCAATATGACTAACAAATCGCCCAAGTAGCGTCCATCATAATAAAGAAAAGTCCCCTGAGAAAAATAATTAGCTCCGAAATCGTGGCCCCAATTTAAATCATCACCAACAAGCGGCATCAAAAAACCAATCAAACCGAATATTATAAAAATTGCGATATATATAATTTTATATTTTTTCAGAAAACTAGAGCTGCTATAAGCTTGATCCAATTTAAACTCCAATGTTAAAAAGATTTTCGAGAAAACGCAAGTTTAATTATACCATGTATCACGATTTTTTATTGTTTTGCAGATGTTTTTTATTCAAACAACATCTGATTACGATACAATTCAGCGTAAAAGCCATTTTCCCGTAGTAACTGCGCGTGAGAACCCGTTTCGATTACTACCCCATTTTTCAAAACCATAATATTATCAGCATTGCGAATTGTTTTTAAACGGTGAGCAATCACAAAACTAGTTCGTCCCTTAATTACGTTATTCATTGCATCTTGAAGGTGCGCCTCTGTAACCGTATCGACGTTACTCGTCGCTTCATCCAAAACTAAAAGATCTGGGTTAGTTAAGATTGTCCGAGCAATCGAAACCAACTGCAGTTGACCTGTGGAGAAAATTAAATTTTCATTAGAAATTCTTGTTTTATATTTTCGAGGCAAAGACATAATGAAATTGTGAATATTAGCTAATTCTGCTGCTCTATACATCTGTTCATCGCTGGCATCGGGCTGACCGAATTTTATATTATCTTCAATAGTACCAGAGAAAACTACTGCATCCTGTAAAACAATTCCAACATTACGCCGAAGGCTTTTCAAGCTAAATTCCCTCAAATTGGTTCCGTCATACAAAATCTGGCCTGTATCTAAATCATAGAAACGATTCAATAAATTCATTACTGTAGTTTTACCAGAGCCCGTCGGCCCAACTAAGGCAACCATTTGACCTTTTTCAATCACCTGATTGAGCCCATGGATTATCTCTTTATTTGGTTCATAACTAAAGCGTACATCTTTAAATTCAATTTCTTTTTTAAGTGGTCGATAGTTTTTAGGGTTAGCTGAATTAACTTCATCCTTATGCTTAAAAATAGTCAAAAGTCTTCTAGAACCGGTAAAAGCCAACTGCAACATATTATACATTGAGGTTATATCCATGATCGGCTGATAATACAGCGAGGAATACTCAACAAAAGTAACAATTAGACCTAACCCGACAGCTCCAGTAACCTGCCCGCTGGTGACTAGATATGCGCCATAAAAAATAACTATGGAAGTGTTCACTAAAGATATTCCCTGCATCAGCGGAAATAACATACTAGAATAGATCGTCCCTTTGAGAGTTAAATCTTTAACTTCTTGATTATGTTGATTAAATCCTGCGATCGATTTACTTTGTAGCGAATTAGCAATATTTAATTTTTGACCAGTGACTTGTTCATTTATATATCCATTTAAACTACTCAAGGCCTCTTGTTGACGATCAACATATTTACTAGCAATCTTGATGACTGTCAGAGCCAAAATTAATGCAAGCGGGGTCGTCGCCATAGTGACCCAAGCTAACTTAACATCGCTTTTAAACATCATTATGATAACCCCAAACCAAAGCGCAAGATCATTTAAAATTTGGTAAATTCCTTGATTAAGGCCATTAAATATATTATCAAGATCTGTCGTAAAACGAGCTAAGATTTCACCATCTTGATGTGTATCAAAGTATTTAATCGGCAGCCGCATCAACTTGTTAAAAAGTGAAGTCCTCATTTCGCCGTTAGTTCGACTGGAGATATGAATCATGATATAAGTAGCAGCAAACTGAGCGATCGCGCTTGCAATGAAAAACAACATCATTTTCAACAAGAAATGATTAAAATCATGTCGATTAGCTAAGCTGCGGGTGGCAGGGTTCATAAATTGGCTAAGATATTTAGTTAAAGAAGTTATCGCCGAACCCAAATAAGCTGGTGCTTGGACTTCAAAGAAAATTCCTATTAAAACAAAAGCAATCACCAAAATTAATGGAAACAAAAAGTGACGAAAATAACTCCAAAAAAATTTCATACTGGCGCTAAGTTCTTTCATTTTTGTCCCTCTCCTTGTAAACCTTTTTGGGTTCGATAAATTTCTTGATAGACGGCGCTGCTTTGTAATAACTCATGATGATTGCCAATAGCACTCACTTCTCCATTTTCTAAAACCAAAATTCTTTCAGCGTTAATGACTGAAGAAATCTTCTCGGCAATAATTAGTTTTGTTGTCGTCTTCAGCTTACTAGCAAGAGCATCCCTGACTAGCTTTTCACTTTTTGCATCAAGAGCAGAAGTGGAATCGTCAAGAATTAAAATTTTAGGATCACTAATAACTCCGCGAGCTATTGACAAACGCTGCTTTTGGCCACCAGAAAAATTGGCCGAGCGCTCTTCGACCTTTGAATCGAACTTTTTTGGAAGTCGTTCAATAAACTCCAAGGCTTGTGAAATTTCTGCTGCTTTTTTCATTTCAGTCAGTGTTGCGTTACTTTTACCTTGGCGTAAGTTATCGGCAATTGTCCCAGAGAAGAGAATCGGCTTTTGTAAGACCAAAGAGACGTTTTTTCGTAATTCAGCTTCACTAGTTTCTTTTAAATCCAAATTTCCAACTTTAACACTACCTTTGCTTGGATCATAAATTCGAGCAATTAACTGGGCTAAAGTAGATTTTCCCGCTCCCGTTGCTCCTATTATACCTATCGTTTCACCGGATTCGAATTTAAAACTTAAATCATTTAAAACCAAATTGTCAGAATCTGGATAAGAAAAGGAAACGTGATCAAATTCAATTGAACCGTCGGATATTTGATTATTAGTTTTTTGATAATTCAAATCAGGTTCTGTTTTTAAAACTTCATCAATTCGTTTCAGTGATACTAGTCCTCGACTCGCAAAAGTAATCGTAAAACCTGCCATTACAATCGCAATCATCAATTGGAAAAGATAATTCGTAAAAGTAGCAATCCGTGCAACCAAACTTGGATCTGTAGTCACCATGTTTCCAACCAAAAAAACTGAACCTGTAATTGCTAGATTAGCGAATAGAAAAAACAATGGAATTAAAAAAGAAAACAAACTACCCGTTTGCACATTGATTTTTGTAAGTTGATCTGATGTATCTTTAAACTTGCTCATCTGGCTTTCTTCTTCAACAAACGATTTAACTACTCTAATTCCCATCATTGATTCACGCACAATCCCATTAACCCGATCAACCAGATTTTGAGCAATTTGAAAAAATTTTTCCATTCTAAAAAAAGCATACGCAGCAACTAAAGCAATCATGACAACCACTCCCGCTATAATCCACCAAAACTGGGGAATTGTTAAAATTGCAAATATCAGTGCTCCAAAAAAAATAATCGGTGCTCGAAAAATCGTCTGTAAAAACATCATTATTAGGTTTTGCACTTGAATGATATCGTTTGTCATTCGAACCACTAAATTACCTGGCGTAAAACTTTCAATGTTACTAAAAGAAAAACTTTGAATTTTTTGATACTGGGCAGCCCTAAGATCAAAAGCAACGTTTTGAGCAACTTTAGCAGCAAAAATCGTATTAATTACTCCGGCAACCAAGCCCAAAATTGCTAATAAAATCAGCCCGATGCTCAACTGAACCATCTGATAATGATCTTTTTTTAAAATAGCTGTGAAGATATCTTTCATAAGCGTCGGCTGAAACAAAGCCGAAAAAGCAGCTACTGAAATCATCAGAACTGCTATAGTAATATCAAACCAATATTTTTTTAAACTCGAAATTAATGACTGCAAATACTACTCTCTCTATCAATTACAAAAAAATAGTCATTTAAGACTATTTGGCTTTTAAAAAGAATCAGCAAAAACGCCACGATTCTTATAAAAATATTCAATTCCTGAATAAACAGTGAAAAATAGTGCTATATAAAACATAATTTGAGCAAATGGGAAATTAATAGCGGCAAAACCAACATTATTTAAATTCAGAAAAATAATTGAAATCATCTGTGAGAAAGTCTTAATTTTTCCAGGTAATGCTGCTGCAACAACTTCCCCATGATTAGCAAGAAGAAGACGTAACCCTGTAACTGACAGCTCACGCCAAACAATAATTGCTAACCCCCAAGTAGGAATAGATTTGTTTACAGCCAAGAAAATAAAGGCAGTAATCACCAATAATTTGTCAGCCAAAGGATCAGCGAACTTTCCAAAATTAGTTACTAAGTTATTTCTCCTTGCAATTTGCCCATCTAAGAAATCGGTAATCGAAGCTACCACAAAGATAATCGTCGCAATCAGATACAAGACTTCAATTTCAGTACCGAGAAACATAACTTTGCCTGATGAAGGAAGACAAAGTAAAACTGTATAAAAAGGAATCAAGAAAATTCGAAATAATGTTAATTTATTAGGCAAATTCATTTAATTATCTCTCTCTGAGTTTTCCAGATTGAAAATCAAATTACTAACACCCCTACTCGTAATATTCGAAAGATCAACAGATTGACTGTTAAGTTTAACCTCAGAATTACTAGTAGCACCTAAAGTTACGGTAATATTTTTTGCACCATCAGGAATTGAAATAGTTTGACTTTGTCCAGCTTGTATAACACCAGTGTATAAAGCAGCTCCATCGACAACTACTTTGTCCCATGAATTTCCGTTAGTTGCGTTAAGCGTCAAGCTGTTCTCAGATTTTGGCAAGTTAGTCACAGCAAAAGTATAATTTGGATCGCTTTGCCCCTTAATTTCAATCTTCATCTCTTCTTTAGCACTGGAAGAAGACTTCGAAGGTTTAGATTTAGAGCTGCTACTTTTTTTGCTTGAACTAACCGCGGAAGAGCTTGCCGTTGATGAACTTTTAGACTCGGCATTGTGCATCTTAGAAACAGAGCTACTTGTGACTTTCCCTTTGTCACTAATGTTAGAATTATTTGAACGTTGATAGAAAAACCAAACCACAAAAACAACTAAAACAACTGCCGCAATCACTAAGATTTGGGGTATCAATGAATGCCACCGACTACGAGGTTGTTGCCTTGTTAAATAAGGACTAGCTGAAGCGATTGTTGGCTCCTCTTTTTCAGGGGTCTCTTCCTCATATTCCTCTACTTCAGCAGGCTCAACATCCTTAGGCTGAGCAAAATAAGGGTCAGTATCAACTCCAACCTGTTCTCCATATTGCTTAATAAAAGCTCTTACGTAAAATTGACCTGGCAATTGATCAAAATCACCGTTTTCAATTGCAATCAGATATCTTTTTTGAATTCTTGTCTTCTTTTGCAAGTCATCGATCGTCATTCCTTTATCGATTCGTGCTTGCCGAAGAACTTTTCCAATATTATTCACAGCATCTCCAACAATCTATTTTAAATTATTTTACCATATTAAGATTCTAAACAGTTAACTAAAGACAATAAACCGAATTTTTTTAAGAAATTAATTTCCAAGCCGTCGCAAATTCAGCTTCATTCAAAATTTTATTTGCAACTTCCTTGACCCGTTCAACTGTAAGTCGATCAACAATTTTCAAAGAGTTAATCGCATCTTCCAAATGGAATTTACCATCATTTTCTAAAGTTCCCAATTCCTCTACTGAATCAAAAGACTGAATGTATTTGCCAATAAAATTCTTCACCGTAATAGCAAACTTCTCTTCTGAAATTTGAATACTATGCAGAGTTTCTTTGGTATTTTGAATAATTTTAGTCGGAAATTCGGTCAAACAGGAAAAGAAAATCACCGTAAAATTTTTTTCTACCATAAATTCATAATAAAAATCATCATTAATAACTCCTTCATTGTACATTCGATGAAAAAATTGGCTCCTTTTTCCAAGCATATTTTCCAAAAACAAGGAAAAAATTAAAGAACTTTCATAATCCAAATTCAAATCGGGTAATGACCACCCATAAACTAATTTTGTTAAGCGATTCATCGGTGGTAAATCACAATCCAACGTTGGCTCGTAATAATAACAAGAATTTTCCACTAACTGTTCTTTAGGAGTCACAAGCGGGATCGAATTTACTATTTCTAACAACCGATTAAGTGAAATAGGACCACAAACGTAAAGCACTGTATTCTCAGGCCGATAAAAATTATGATGAATTTCTTCCAATAAATCAACTGTTGATTGCTTAATAGTCTTTGTTGTCCCTAAAATATCATAACTAAGTGGAGTTTTCGGGAACAATTTCTTTAAAAGCTCGGTATAAAGATCAGAATCAGTATCATCCTCTGTTATTTTAATCTCAGACTCGATGATTTGGGTCTCTTTCTTAATTAATTCATCTGTAAAATACGGATCAAAAACTAATTTGAACAAATAGACTAAAGCCTGAGAAAAATCACCTCGTTGATTATTTAAAAACGGATAAAAGAAGTTAGTGCTGTTATAAGTAGTATAAGCATTAATTTCAATTCCCAACTGAGAAAAAAGGGAGTCAATCTCACAGTCTCTTTTATGAAATAATAGATGCTCCATTAGATGTGCGGCCCCGGGAAACACTTCATTTTTGTAAACTTTTGAATCACTAGAACCAAAACCAACAATTAATTGAACGTTAAAAACCTGGAAATTGGGTTTTTCAATCAGCTTTACAGTTAGTCCGTTAGCTAATCTTTCAATTGAAACTTTATTTTCTGAGATTAAATCCATTACTGCATCCCCTCATACCACATTTTAACACCTGGTTGAACGTTTTGGACACATAGAGTTAAATCATCAGGATTAACTGCCTCAATTTCCTTAATTAACTGCGCATTTGAAAGATAATTCGGAATAATAAATTTCATTTTTTGCTGCGAAATATCAAAAAATCTTCCATCATTTTGATACAAAAGTTGATTCACTAATGTTTTTTTAGCAATATCTAAAGACTTTTGTGAATAATTCTGATTTTGAATTGCTTCAAAAAGTTGGCCAATTTCACGATCAACAATCTCAAAATCTAAAGAATTTAGGGTTGCATAAACAAAGAAAGAGTTTAGCCCAAAACTAAGGTGACTAAATGCTTCGTAAGAAAGATGTAAGTCCTCCCGAATTCTTTGAAATAAAAAAGATTCAGAATCGCCACCAAAAATCTGGTTAAACACCAGCCACGATGCATAATTTCCACTACGATACTTAGCATTCTCAGCTAAATAATATTGCTGTAAAAACAAGTGCTGTCTAAAAGTTCGACGATTTTCATAAAACATTTTTTGAGACTTATTTTTTTCCAAATAATAAATCGACGACGGCCTAACCTGATTTCTCGCAAAAAAACGATCAGCAAACTGATTAATGACTTTTCTTTCTTCTAAGGAAAGCGAATATCCATCGTAATAAATGTTAATGGCAGAGGTTTGAATCAAATTTTGCCAAAGATCATAAACTTGATTCATATCAGCAGCATTTAACTGGGTAAATGTGCCACTTAAGGGCGAATTTAGCTTAGTTGAAGAAATATAACGCGGCAAGGCTTGATAAAAAACCAAAGTTTGCGGATCAGTTAATTCATCCCTTAACAAATTTTTACAATATTTTTTCTCATTATCAAATAGCAATGTAACCCGATCATTCTGATTGAAAATTAAATCATCTATAAATGAGACCAGATCGCTAAAACGGTACGACTTATCTTTTAACAGCGATGGATGAACAAAGCTGATCATCAAAGAAAAAGTAGAATAATTACCAAAGAAATCATAATCAACGTTAAGGACCGCTCCGTAATGTTCCTCCAAAAAATCAATAATTTGCTGATGCATCTGAAATTTGGCCGAATGTTTCTTTAAAAGATCACTCAAAAGATTTAGACGGGCAAACAAATGCGCATCAGTCGGAAAAACAAAATCGACCTGAAATATTGCGGTGTTAAATTTATCTCGTTCATTAACATAAAGATCGACGCCTTTTTTAATTCTTATTGTTCTCATACTTCTTCTTTTTCTGGATCCTGTTGTTTTAAGTTGTCATTTGGCGGCTCTAAATTAGTTTCAGACGAGTTTTCTTGCTTCTGATAACGATATCGATCAATTTTTAACAAAAATACCTCGCGGGATTTAGAGCCATTCATCGGACCGACAAAACCTTGAGCTTCCATTTCATCAATTAACGAGGCCGCTCGGTTATAGCCAATTTTAAAATAACGTTGCAACATTGATGCACTTGCTGATTCCTTTTCATAAACTAAATTTAAGGCGTCATCAAAAAGTTGATCTTCACTTTCATTAACTTTTTTGGTATCAGATAAATCATCAATTGATACATCAAAATTGTCGTCATAGTCAGGCTGTCCTTGACGTTTTACAAATTCGGTCACTGATTCAACATCTTCTGTAGCAATAAAAGCGCCCTGAACTCTTTGCGGACTTGTCGCACCGATCGGATGGAATAACATATCGCCGTGCCCGACAAGTTTTTCTGCTCCATTAGTATCCAAAATGGTACGTGAATCCACTCCACTTGAAACTGCAAAAGCAATTCTCGACGGAATATTTGCCTTAATAAGTCCTGTAATTAC of Xylocopilactobacillus apicola contains these proteins:
- a CDS encoding glycosyltransferase family 2 protein, which produces MKQKLISIIIPCYNEALNISTYFNAMQEMFSQIPNDQVEYHHEYIFIDDGSKDNTLKEIDQLQSIDPTEVHYISFARNFGKEAAFLAGLEAAKGDYVAVMDVDLQDPPEMLPEMLNGINEEGYDVVGCRRVDRSGEPPIRSFFAQAFYKFINRISSTKIVEGARDYRLMTRQVVDAILQMPEYNRFSKGIFSWVGFKTKYLPYQNVTRNAGETHFTFSKLLRYSLDGIVDFSDLPLSLASFVGLLTFALSIVAMIFVIVRRLMFGDRVSGWASLVTIILFIGGLQLFCLGIVGKYIGRIYLETKRRPVYIIKKKK
- a CDS encoding ABC transporter ATP-binding protein, producing MKELSASMKFFWSYFRHFLFPLILVIAFVLIGIFFEVQAPAYLGSAITSLTKYLSQFMNPATRSLANRHDFNHFLLKMMLFFIASAIAQFAATYIMIHISSRTNGEMRTSLFNKLMRLPIKYFDTHQDGEILARFTTDLDNIFNGLNQGIYQILNDLALWFGVIIMMFKSDVKLAWVTMATTPLALILALTVIKIASKYVDRQQEALSSLNGYINEQVTGQKLNIANSLQSKSIAGFNQHNQEVKDLTLKGTIYSSMLFPLMQGISLVNTSIVIFYGAYLVTSGQVTGAVGLGLIVTFVEYSSLYYQPIMDITSMYNMLQLAFTGSRRLLTIFKHKDEVNSANPKNYRPLKKEIEFKDVRFSYEPNKEIIHGLNQVIEKGQMVALVGPTGSGKTTVMNLLNRFYDLDTGQILYDGTNLREFSLKSLRRNVGIVLQDAVVFSGTIEDNIKFGQPDASDEQMYRAAELANIHNFIMSLPRKYKTRISNENLIFSTGQLQLVSIARTILTNPDLLVLDEATSNVDTVTEAHLQDAMNNVIKGRTSFVIAHRLKTIRNADNIMVLKNGVVIETGSHAQLLRENGFYAELYRNQMLFE
- a CDS encoding ABC transporter ATP-binding protein; this encodes MQSLISSLKKYWFDITIAVLMISVAAFSALFQPTLMKDIFTAILKKDHYQMVQLSIGLILLAILGLVAGVINTIFAAKVAQNVAFDLRAAQYQKIQSFSFSNIESFTPGNLVVRMTNDIIQVQNLIMMFLQTIFRAPIIFFGALIFAILTIPQFWWIIAGVVVMIALVAAYAFFRMEKFFQIAQNLVDRVNGIVRESMMGIRVVKSFVEEESQMSKFKDTSDQLTKINVQTGSLFSFLIPLFFLFANLAITGSVFLVGNMVTTDPSLVARIATFTNYLFQLMIAIVMAGFTITFASRGLVSLKRIDEVLKTEPDLNYQKTNNQISDGSIEFDHVSFSYPDSDNLVLNDLSFKFESGETIGIIGATGAGKSTLAQLIARIYDPSKGSVKVGNLDLKETSEAELRKNVSLVLQKPILFSGTIADNLRQGKSNATLTEMKKAAEISQALEFIERLPKKFDSKVEERSANFSGGQKQRLSIARGVISDPKILILDDSTSALDAKSEKLVRDALASKLKTTTKLIIAEKISSVINAERILVLENGEVSAIGNHHELLQSSAVYQEIYRTQKGLQGEGQK
- the pgsA gene encoding CDP-diacylglycerol--glycerol-3-phosphate 3-phosphatidyltransferase, giving the protein MNLPNKLTLFRIFLIPFYTVLLCLPSSGKVMFLGTEIEVLYLIATIIFVVASITDFLDGQIARRNNLVTNFGKFADPLADKLLVITAFIFLAVNKSIPTWGLAIIVWRELSVTGLRLLLANHGEVVAAALPGKIKTFSQMISIIFLNLNNVGFAAINFPFAQIMFYIALFFTVYSGIEYFYKNRGVFADSF
- a CDS encoding helix-turn-helix domain-containing protein, whose protein sequence is MNNIGKVLRQARIDKGMTIDDLQKKTRIQKRYLIAIENGDFDQLPGQFYVRAFIKQYGEQVGVDTDPYFAQPKDVEPAEVEEYEEETPEKEEPTIASASPYLTRQQPRSRWHSLIPQILVIAAVVLVVFVVWFFYQRSNNSNISDKGKVTSSSVSKMHNAESKSSSTASSSAVSSSKKSSSSKSKPSKSSSSAKEEMKIEIKGQSDPNYTFAVTNLPKSENSLTLNATNGNSWDKVVVDGAALYTGVIQAGQSQTISIPDGAKNITVTLGATSNSEVKLNSQSVDLSNITSRGVSNLIFNLENSERDN
- a CDS encoding M16 family metallopeptidase, yielding MDLISENKVSIERLANGLTVKLIEKPNFQVFNVQLIVGFGSSDSKVYKNEVFPGAAHLMEHLLFHKRDCEIDSLFSQLGIEINAYTTYNSTNFFYPFLNNQRGDFSQALVYLFKLVFDPYFTDELIKKETQIIESEIKITEDDTDSDLYTELLKKLFPKTPLSYDILGTTKTIKQSTVDLLEEIHHNFYRPENTVLYVCGPISLNRLLEIVNSIPLVTPKEQLVENSCYYYEPTLDCDLPPMNRLTKLVYGWSLPDLNLDYESSLIFSLFLENMLGKRSQFFHRMYNEGVINDDFYYEFMVEKNFTVIFFSCLTEFPTKIIQNTKETLHSIQISEEKFAITVKNFIGKYIQSFDSVEELGTLENDGKFHLEDAINSLKIVDRLTVERVKEVANKILNEAEFATAWKLIS
- a CDS encoding insulinase family protein gives rise to the protein MRTIRIKKGVDLYVNERDKFNTAIFQVDFVFPTDAHLFARLNLLSDLLKKHSAKFQMHQQIIDFLEEHYGAVLNVDYDFFGNYSTFSLMISFVHPSLLKDKSYRFSDLVSFIDDLIFNQNDRVTLLFDNEKKYCKNLLRDELTDPQTLVFYQALPRYISSTKLNSPLSGTFTQLNAADMNQVYDLWQNLIQTSAINIYYDGYSLSLEERKVINQFADRFFARNQVRPSSIYYLEKNKSQKMFYENRRTFRQHLFLQQYYLAENAKYRSGNYASWLVFNQIFGGDSESFLFQRIREDLHLSYEAFSHLSFGLNSFFVYATLNSLDFEIVDREIGQLFEAIQNQNYSQKSLDIAKKTLVNQLLYQNDGRFFDISQQKMKFIIPNYLSNAQLIKEIEAVNPDDLTLCVQNVQPGVKMWYEGMQ